In Ostrea edulis chromosome 6, xbOstEdul1.1, whole genome shotgun sequence, a single window of DNA contains:
- the LOC125648490 gene encoding microtubule-associated protein 2-like isoform X8 yields the protein MAESPESQFQDLNLQGVKQTNGVEYMNGNGVNSQEKMDDFEAQFQTVSTGKTASGLDPNATPFEPFSEHSNISTCDQSVPFSDPTQPANMATAPDQQPSSDEGVLIDFSGKDEVSSPAPLKSEGHLDTFSMDVGRTEVSSSEGGQPLMDDTLPQGMGVNVEGSMDNFDQDQGASEMECQCDNYEPDQSLSQNVSDLSHSQNMNPSLSNVPHDVMDLKVAQEEETVPMSHEDPSNQPAYQYVSSHERNSFDEQIVPGVCSCTDEPEPEIPQVEVIKDEQTAPQAQCQSDEEYDAGEDDGEYYDDGSDVTDGEDVDEDQMKNQKAQGEEEEEIEVYTDDGDYSDEEDYDGPDSYRASEEREVISDYDGESRSSEERQMEDGKGEIVAQIAPTSQTAITQEVQSQKVSDSAETDLHDFGSENVKANEMEPEDVTTEDRDSGRINEERGVSEERDVSEERGVSEERGVSEERGVGEERDVSEERGVSEERGVSEERDVSEERDVSEERDVCGAEVEQRFGDERETIPVDTDERMDKEKECEHYGEIEEGDREDREEMSDAVVDEVKPLEDIFVTKSDVNESIGEKDVQREGMEDQHSDEKEESFEVKREVSAERNFETVEPENPVLSDVTVPSSHDQHVEVVQDSVCDREEPQPTERLSEFDKVMDEKYSESDEIAKESSEEKVSVDDIVIEDKLVEPTGRGQGQVPDVILTTMKEPHDEVPDGEVPDEYSNNLDAGGSEEGEVEIQSNVSEFGSQYAEVGDERMDEEESNGDNGEPGDEDYPDEREDEMEREDFDQQEDYVEQEERKDSERICEDVIPQVDQMESLGFHVNERQMEMPEQSEQTDSSQREDEHKIESVNIVEKLPSSEELVQEPLEEQPPKADTFIESEGSDMEERSITPDPDQMLKMASPRSEVPHDVSDTMFHNEEPIAETDEEQGEGGQGKLEQKPDAMTGSIVLDEGETIEDQVPTEMSKSMMEGSLILNEGQTIEDAQPVEDAQFEESPDDEIVPPLNGSAMEGSLIMDEGQTIEDLPAEHSSVMEGSFVMDKGQTIEDLPVEEQTGSVMEGSWIMDEGQTVEDIPQQQDIMSRSLMEDSIVMGEGETFDNQEIQAEHSGSTMEDTNTSEESQASQKINVMTGSMMEGSIVLDEDEKLEDRFPEDTMSKSMMEESVTYEEEQTFESSPANVASEPLSESYTESQTEDSLRSTNVGYMSDQASLHEQTAQNMVENVLNDAIDTVESMQRAEDISVEEASMERTESGIEECVPEKSEEKSSEKMEDVSVEEPSMERSESAVEECIPDRGDISVEEYSTERTEESASIERTEESLVDEPSVEKSVETPVSEPPPDRGEISVEEYSMERTEESLVDEPSVEKSVETPVSEPPPDRGEISVEEYSMERTEESASIERTEESLADEPSVEKSVETPVSEPPPDRGDISVEEPSIEKSVETSISEPLPGKVEVAEDEPKKMVLEKDTAPEKEGKVGVIAKTDEAIKKEKVLKEHKQVTKTEKDKKNVSVLSKEHKKEVKEKKDKQKPKPKVPAKSESKSTGAKTETEKTPAKDNKYSHITSRLTQDTSASLARKTVKRSEVRKQQTDSKIPSPEKGDITRRSQSATRQVRSPRKPKDVATPEENRESISRSKSTPRPGTHRRHTPSPMRSQVTTTRNARPTKLLQPRKDVAAANGVTSPTSGTDEEKAGKRTPSASSKKKYGIDSKNSTYKPGGGHVKIFDQKVQVKATPRIDIGAKTPTGSSSSPSPRKESPRPKPTTPKGPTPNVKNATSRIGSLQNATHSPKGGQVKIASKKTDYSTVTSRIGSTANMDHKPGGGDKKTGGRKILSQKLDWKTNSKIGSMENAKHSPGGGNVKIMNEKVEWNTASKIGSLDKANHVPGGGNVKIESHKLEFKAQSKVGSTDYMAHKPGGGNKKIETQKLDFKEKAKPKVESKTNHKPTGGDKKGQRSRDIHVPDNL from the exons TTCGTCCCCTGCTCCTTTGAAAA GTGAAGGGCATTTAGACACATTTTCAATGGATGTTGGACGAACAGAGGTTTCCTCATCTGAAGGAGGGCAACCTTTAATGGACGACACTTTACCGCAAGGTATGGGTGTTAATGTTGAGGGCTCAATGGATAATTTTGACCAAGATCAAGGTGCTTCTGAAATGGAATGTCAATGTGATAATTATGAACCAGATCAAAGTCTTTCGCAAAATGTGAGTGATCTTTCCCATTCACAAAATATGAACCCTAGTCTTTCTAATGTTCCTCATGATGTGATGGACTTAAAAGTTGCTCAAGAGGAGGAAACTGTGCCTATGTCTCACGAGGACCCAAGTAACCAACCTGCATATCAGTATGTCTCATCCCATGAGAGAAATTCTTTTGATGAACAAATCGTACCAGGTGTGTGTTCATGTACGGACGAACCTGAACCGGAAATCCCACAGGTGGAGGTCATTAAGGATGAACAAACTGCTCCTCAGGCTCAATGCCAAAGTGATGAGGAGTACGATGCTGGAGAAGATGATGGGGAATACTATGATGATGGTTCGGATGTCACTGATGGTGAAGATGTGGATGAAGATCAGATGAAGAACCAGAAAGCACAGGGTGAGGAGGAGGAAGAGATTGAAGTTTATACAGATGATGGAGATTACAGTGATGAGGAAGACTATGATGGTCCTGACAGCTACAGAGCAAGTGAGGAAAGGGAAGTCATTTCAGATTATGATGGAGAGTCAAGATCCAGTGAAGAGAGGCAGATGGAGGATGGCAAGGGAGAAATTGTTGCACAAATAGCACCTACATCTCAAACAGCTATCACTCAAGAGGTTCAATCACAGAAAGTATCTGACTCAGCAGAGACGGACCTTCATGATTTTGGTTCAGAGAATGTTAAAGCAAATGAGATGGAACCAGAGGATGTCACCACTGAGGACAGAGACAGTGGAAGGATTAATGAGGAAAGAGGTGTTAGTGAGGAAAGGGATGTTAGTGAGGAAAGAGGTGTTAGTGAGGAAAGAGGTGTTAGTGAGGAAAGAGGTGTTGGTGAGGAAAGGGATGTTAGTGAGGAAAGAGGTGTTAGTGAGGAAAGAGGTGTTAGTGAGGAAAGGGATGTTAGTGAGGAAAGGGATGTTAGCGAGGAAAGGGATGTTTGTGGTGCTGAAGTAGAACAGAGATTTGGTGATGAAAGAGAGACAATTCCAGTAGACACAGATGAGAGAATGGATAAGGAAAAAGAATGTGAACACTATGGTGAGATAGAGGAGGGTGATAGGGAAGACAGAGAGGAAATGAGTGATGCTGTAGTGGATGAGGTTAAACCTCTAGAGGACATATTTGTTACAAAGAGTGATGTAAATGAAAGTATAGGAGAGAAAGATGTACAGAGAGAGGGAATGGAGGATCAGCACAGTGATGAAAAAGAAGAGAGCTTTGAGGTTAAAAGAGAAGTCAGTGCAGAAAGAAACTTTGAAACTGTAGAACCTGAGAATCCTGTCCTATCTGATGTAACTGTTCCCTCTAGTCATGACCAGCATGTCGAAGTTGTTCAAGACAGTGTTTGTGATAGAGAAGAACCACAACCCACTGAAAGACTTTCAGAGTTTGATAAAGTGATGGATGAGAAGTACAGTGAAAGTGATGAAATAGCAAAAGAAAGCTCGGAAGAGAAAGTGAGTGTGGATGATATTGTGATAGAAGATAAACTCGTAGAACCTACAGGGAGAGGTCAAGGTCAGGTGCCAGATGTGATTTTAACCACTATGAAGGAACCTCATGATGAGGTACCTGATGGTGAGGTACCTGACGAGTATTCTAACAACCTTGATGCTGGTGGAAGTGAGGAGGGTGAGGTAGAAATACAGAGCAATGTAAGTGAGTTTGGGTCTCAGTATGCAGAGGTAGGGGATGAGAGGATGGATGAGGAGGAAAGTAATGGAGACAATGGAGAACCAGGAGATGAGGATTATCCTGATGAGAGAGAGGATGAAATGGAGAGAGAGGACTTTGATCAGCAAGAGGACTATGTAGaacaagaagaaagaaaagacAGTGAGAGGATTTGTGAGGATGTGATTCCACAGGTGGACCAAATGGAGAGTTTAGGTTTTCATGTGAACGAGAGACAGATGGAAATGCCAGAACAGAGTGAGCAGACAGACAGTTCTCAACGTGAGGATGAACATAAGATTGAAAGtgttaatattgttgaaaaactACCTAGTTCTGAAGAACTTGTTCAAGAGCCTCTCGAGGAACAACCACCAAAAGCTGACACATTCATTGAGAGTGAGGGATCAGACATGGAAGAAAGGTCCATCACTCCTGACCCTGATCAGATGCTAAAGATGGCCTCTCCAAGGAGTGAAGTGCCCCATGATGTATCTGATACCATGTTCCATAATGAAGAACCCATTGCTGAGACAGATGAGGAGCAAGGTGAAGGTGGACAGGGGAAACTAGAGCAAAAACCTGATGCTATGACAGGGTCAATTGTTCTTGATGAGGGGGAAACAATTGAGGATCAAGTACCTACAGAGATGAGCAAATCCATGATGGAAGGCTCTCTAATACTGAATGAGGGACAAACAATTGAAGATGCTCAGCCTGTTGAAGATGCTCAGTTTGAGGAGAGCCCTGATGATGAAATTGTACCTCCACTGAATGGCAGTGCAATGGAAGGTTCTCTAATAATGGATGAAGGACAGACAATTGAAGATCTTCCAGCTGAACACTCTTCAGTCATGGAAGGATCTTTTGTAATGGATAAGGGCCAAACTATTGAGGATCTTCCAGTAGAGGAACAGACAGGGTCTGTTATGGAAGGTTCTTGGATAATGGATGAAGGTCAAACAGTTGAAGATATACCACAACAGCAGGATATCATGTCAAGGTCTCTGATGGAAGATTCTATTGTCATgggtgaaggagaaactttcgACAATCAAGAAATCCAAGCTGAACACTCTGGATCCACAATGGAAGACACAAATACATCAGAAGAGAGCCAAGCTTCacagaaaattaatgttatgaCAGGATCTATGATGGAAGGATCCATTGTCCTTGATGAGGATGAAAAATTAGAGGACAGGTTTCCCGAAGATACCATGTCTAAATCCATGATGGAAGAATCTGTAACATATGAAGAAGAACAAACTTTTGAAAGCTCACCAGCAAATGTTGCATCAGAGCCCCTCTCTGAAAGCTACACTGAATCTCAAACAGAGGATTCATTGAGAAGCACTAATGTGGGGTACATGAGTGATCAGGCAAGTCTCCATGAGCAGACGGCACAAAACATGGTGGAAAATGTTCTGAATGATGCCATTGATACAGTTGAAAGCATGCAGAGAGCAGAAGATATTTCGGTTGAAGAAGCTTCTATGGAGAGAACAGAAAGTGGTATAGAAGAATGTGTTCCAGAAAAATCAGAGGAAAAATCTTCAGAGAAAATGGAAGATGTGTCAGTGGAGGAACCTTCCATGGAAAGATCAGAAAGTGCTGTTGAGGAGTGTATTCCAGATAGAGGAGATATTTCAGTTGAAGAGTATTCTACAGAGAGAACAGAGGAAAGTGCTTCTATAGAGAGAACAGAGGAAAGTTTAGTTGATGAGCCTTCAGTTGAAAAATCAGTAGAAACACCTGTTTCTGAGCCTCCACCAGATAGAGGTGAAATTTCAGTTGAAGAGTATTCTATGGAGAGAACAGAGGAAAGTTTAGTTGATGAGCCTTCAGTTGAAAAATCAGTAGAAACACCTGTTTCTGAGCCTCCACCAGATAGAGGAGAAATTTCAGTTGAAGAGTATTCTATGGAGAGAACAGAGGAAAGTGCTTCTATAGAGAGAACAGAGGAAAGTTTAGCTGATGAGCCTTCAGTTGAAAAATCAGTAGAAACACCAGTTTCTGAGCCCCCACCAGATAGAGGAGACATTTCAGTTGAAGAGCCTTCAATTGAAAAATCAGTTGAAACTTCTATTTCTGAGCCTTTACCAGGAAAGGTTGAGGTAGCAGAAGATGAACCTAAAAAGATGGTTCTAGAGAAAGACACAGCCCCTGAAAAGGAGGGAAAAGTTGGCGTGATAGCCAAGACAGATGAAGCTATAAAAAAAGAGAAAGTATTGAAGGAGCATAAGCAAGTTACCAAGACTGAGAAGGATAAAAAGAATGTTTCTGTCTTGAGTAAAGAACATAAAAAGGAAGTCAAGGAGAAAAAGgacaaacaaaaaccaaaaccaaAAGTACCTGCTAAAAGTGAAAGTAAGTCAACAGGTGCTAAAACAGAGACTGAAAAAACACCAGCTAAGGACAATAAATACAGTCATATCACAAGTCGCTTAACCCAGGACACAAGTGCTAGTCTAGCTCGTAAAACTGTAAAAAGATCTGAGGTACGAAAACAGCAAACCGATTCCAAAATTCCCTCTCCTGAGAAGGGAGATATCACCAGGAGGAGTCAGTCTGCAACGCGACAGGTTAGGTCACCACGGAAACCCAAGGATGTGGCAACACCAGAAGAAAACAGAGAATCAATTTCTCGTTCCAAGTCAACCCCTCGACCTGGCACCCATAGGAGACACACACCTAGCCCAATGCGAAGCCAAGTGACCACCACACGGAATGCAAGACCCACCAAACTTCTCCAGCCAAGAAAAG ATGTAGCGGCTGCTAATGGTGTCACGTCACCTACCAGCGGGACAGACGAAGAGAAGGCAGGAAAGAGG ACTCCATCTGCCTCCTCCAAAAAAAAGTATGGCATAGATTCGAAGAACTCCACTTACAAACCTGGAGGGGGGCATGTCAAGATTTTCGATCAGAAGGTTCAGGTCAAGGCGACACCAAGGATCGACATTGGTGCCAAGACTCCCACCGGATCTAGTTCAAGTCCCTCTCCCAGAAAGGAATCTC CTCGACCCAAACCTACCACTCCTAAAGGACCAACTCCTAATGTAAAGAATGCGACTTCTCGGATCGGCTCCCTCCAGAATGCCACCCATTCCCCTAAAGGGGGACAG GTTAAAATTGCCAGTAAAAAGACTGACTATTCCACGGTAACAAGTAGAATAGGCTCCACAGCTAACATGGACCACAAGCCTGGAGGAGGGGACAAAAAG ACCGGTGGTAGAAAG ATATTATCACAGAAATTGGATTGGAAGACGAATTCCAAAATTGGCTCCATGGAAAATGCCAAACATTCGCCTGGCGGCGGTAATGTTAAA ATTATGAATGAGAAAGTTGAGTGGAACACCGCTTCGAAAATTGGATCCCTAGACAAAGCTAATCATGTTCCAGGGGGCGGTAATGTGAAA ATTGAGAGCCACAAATTAGAATTCAAGGCCCAGTCTAAAGTTGGATCCACCGATTATATGGCACATAAGCCAGGCGGAGGCAATAAAAAG ATTGAGACACAAAAACTAGACTTTAAAGAGAAGGCTAAACCTAAAGTGGAATCAAAGACAAACCACAAGCCTACAGGGGGTGACAAAAAG
- the LOC125648490 gene encoding microtubule-associated protein 2-like isoform X4 — protein MAESPESQFQDLNLQGVKQTNGVEYMNGNGVNSQEKMDDFEAQFQTVSTGKTASGLDPNATPFEPFSEHSNISTCDQSVPFSDPTQPANMATAPDQQPSSDEGVLIDFSGKDEVSSPAPLKSEGHLDTFSMDVGRTEVSSSEGGQPLMDDTLPQGMGVNVEGSMDNFDQDQGASEMECQCDNYEPDQSLSQNVSDLSHSQNMNPSLSNVPHDVMDLKVAQEEETVPMSHEDPSNQPAYQYVSSHERNSFDEQIVPGVCSCTDEPEPEIPQVEVIKDEQTAPQAQCQSDEEYDAGEDDGEYYDDGSDVTDGEDVDEDQMKNQKAQGEEEEEIEVYTDDGDYSDEEDYDGPDSYRASEEREVISDYDGESRSSEERQMEDGKGEIVAQIAPTSQTAITQEVQSQKVSDSAETDLHDFGSENVKANEMEPEDVTTEDRDSGRINEERGVSEERDVSEERGVSEERGVSEERGVGEERDVSEERGVSEERGVSEERDVSEERDVSEERDVCGAEVEQRFGDERETIPVDTDERMDKEKECEHYGEIEEGDREDREEMSDAVVDEVKPLEDIFVTKSDVNESIGEKDVQREGMEDQHSDEKEESFEVKREVSAERNFETVEPENPVLSDVTVPSSHDQHVEVVQDSVCDREEPQPTERLSEFDKVMDEKYSESDEIAKESSEEKVSVDDIVIEDKLVEPTGRGQGQVPDVILTTMKEPHDEVPDGEVPDEYSNNLDAGGSEEGEVEIQSNVSEFGSQYAEVGDERMDEEESNGDNGEPGDEDYPDEREDEMEREDFDQQEDYVEQEERKDSERICEDVIPQVDQMESLGFHVNERQMEMPEQSEQTDSSQREDEHKIESVNIVEKLPSSEELVQEPLEEQPPKADTFIESEGSDMEERSITPDPDQMLKMASPRSEVPHDVSDTMFHNEEPIAETDEEQGEGGQGKLEQKPDAMTGSIVLDEGETIEDQVPTEMSKSMMEGSLILNEGQTIEDAQPVEDAQFEESPDDEIVPPLNGSAMEGSLIMDEGQTIEDLPAEHSSVMEGSFVMDKGQTIEDLPVEEQTGSVMEGSWIMDEGQTVEDIPQQQDIMSRSLMEDSIVMGEGETFDNQEIQAEHSGSTMEDTNTSEESQASQKINVMTGSMMEGSIVLDEDEKLEDRFPEDTMSKSMMEESVTYEEEQTFESSPANVASEPLSESYTESQTEDSLRSTNVGYMSDQASLHEQTAQNMVENVLNDAIDTVESMQRAEDISVEEASMERTESGIEECVPEKSEEKSSEKMEDVSVEEPSMERSESAVEECIPDRGDISVEEYSTERTEESASIERTEESLVDEPSVEKSVETPVSEPPPDRGEISVEEYSMERTEESLVDEPSVEKSVETPVSEPPPDRGEISVEEYSMERTEESASIERTEESLADEPSVEKSVETPVSEPPPDRGDISVEEPSIEKSVETSISEPLPGKVEVAEDEPKKMVLEKDTAPEKEGKVGVIAKTDEAIKKEKVLKEHKQVTKTEKDKKNVSVLSKEHKKEVKEKKDKQKPKPKVPAKSESKSTGAKTETEKTPAKDNKYSHITSRLTQDTSASLARKTVKRSEVRKQQTDSKIPSPEKGDITRRSQSATRQVRSPRKPKDVATPEENRESISRSKSTPRPGTHRRHTPSPMRSQVTTTRNARPTKLLQPRKDVAAANGVTSPTSGTDEEKAGKRTPSASSKKKYGIDSKNSTYKPGGGHVKIFDQKVQVKATPRIDIGAKTPTGSSSSPSPRKESPRPKPTTPKGPTPNVKNATSRIGSLQNATHSPKGGQVKIASKKTDYSTVTSRIGSTANMDHKPGGGDKKTGGRKILSQKLDWKTNSKIGSMENAKHSPGGGNVKIMNEKVEWNTASKIGSLDKANHVPGGGNVKIESHKLEFKAQSKVGSTDYMAHKPGGGNKKIETQKLDFKEKAKPKVESKTNHKPTGGDKKIESQKLSFKESAKSRTDSGSGTPKALTESVNSQDSIK, from the exons TTCGTCCCCTGCTCCTTTGAAAA GTGAAGGGCATTTAGACACATTTTCAATGGATGTTGGACGAACAGAGGTTTCCTCATCTGAAGGAGGGCAACCTTTAATGGACGACACTTTACCGCAAGGTATGGGTGTTAATGTTGAGGGCTCAATGGATAATTTTGACCAAGATCAAGGTGCTTCTGAAATGGAATGTCAATGTGATAATTATGAACCAGATCAAAGTCTTTCGCAAAATGTGAGTGATCTTTCCCATTCACAAAATATGAACCCTAGTCTTTCTAATGTTCCTCATGATGTGATGGACTTAAAAGTTGCTCAAGAGGAGGAAACTGTGCCTATGTCTCACGAGGACCCAAGTAACCAACCTGCATATCAGTATGTCTCATCCCATGAGAGAAATTCTTTTGATGAACAAATCGTACCAGGTGTGTGTTCATGTACGGACGAACCTGAACCGGAAATCCCACAGGTGGAGGTCATTAAGGATGAACAAACTGCTCCTCAGGCTCAATGCCAAAGTGATGAGGAGTACGATGCTGGAGAAGATGATGGGGAATACTATGATGATGGTTCGGATGTCACTGATGGTGAAGATGTGGATGAAGATCAGATGAAGAACCAGAAAGCACAGGGTGAGGAGGAGGAAGAGATTGAAGTTTATACAGATGATGGAGATTACAGTGATGAGGAAGACTATGATGGTCCTGACAGCTACAGAGCAAGTGAGGAAAGGGAAGTCATTTCAGATTATGATGGAGAGTCAAGATCCAGTGAAGAGAGGCAGATGGAGGATGGCAAGGGAGAAATTGTTGCACAAATAGCACCTACATCTCAAACAGCTATCACTCAAGAGGTTCAATCACAGAAAGTATCTGACTCAGCAGAGACGGACCTTCATGATTTTGGTTCAGAGAATGTTAAAGCAAATGAGATGGAACCAGAGGATGTCACCACTGAGGACAGAGACAGTGGAAGGATTAATGAGGAAAGAGGTGTTAGTGAGGAAAGGGATGTTAGTGAGGAAAGAGGTGTTAGTGAGGAAAGAGGTGTTAGTGAGGAAAGAGGTGTTGGTGAGGAAAGGGATGTTAGTGAGGAAAGAGGTGTTAGTGAGGAAAGAGGTGTTAGTGAGGAAAGGGATGTTAGTGAGGAAAGGGATGTTAGCGAGGAAAGGGATGTTTGTGGTGCTGAAGTAGAACAGAGATTTGGTGATGAAAGAGAGACAATTCCAGTAGACACAGATGAGAGAATGGATAAGGAAAAAGAATGTGAACACTATGGTGAGATAGAGGAGGGTGATAGGGAAGACAGAGAGGAAATGAGTGATGCTGTAGTGGATGAGGTTAAACCTCTAGAGGACATATTTGTTACAAAGAGTGATGTAAATGAAAGTATAGGAGAGAAAGATGTACAGAGAGAGGGAATGGAGGATCAGCACAGTGATGAAAAAGAAGAGAGCTTTGAGGTTAAAAGAGAAGTCAGTGCAGAAAGAAACTTTGAAACTGTAGAACCTGAGAATCCTGTCCTATCTGATGTAACTGTTCCCTCTAGTCATGACCAGCATGTCGAAGTTGTTCAAGACAGTGTTTGTGATAGAGAAGAACCACAACCCACTGAAAGACTTTCAGAGTTTGATAAAGTGATGGATGAGAAGTACAGTGAAAGTGATGAAATAGCAAAAGAAAGCTCGGAAGAGAAAGTGAGTGTGGATGATATTGTGATAGAAGATAAACTCGTAGAACCTACAGGGAGAGGTCAAGGTCAGGTGCCAGATGTGATTTTAACCACTATGAAGGAACCTCATGATGAGGTACCTGATGGTGAGGTACCTGACGAGTATTCTAACAACCTTGATGCTGGTGGAAGTGAGGAGGGTGAGGTAGAAATACAGAGCAATGTAAGTGAGTTTGGGTCTCAGTATGCAGAGGTAGGGGATGAGAGGATGGATGAGGAGGAAAGTAATGGAGACAATGGAGAACCAGGAGATGAGGATTATCCTGATGAGAGAGAGGATGAAATGGAGAGAGAGGACTTTGATCAGCAAGAGGACTATGTAGaacaagaagaaagaaaagacAGTGAGAGGATTTGTGAGGATGTGATTCCACAGGTGGACCAAATGGAGAGTTTAGGTTTTCATGTGAACGAGAGACAGATGGAAATGCCAGAACAGAGTGAGCAGACAGACAGTTCTCAACGTGAGGATGAACATAAGATTGAAAGtgttaatattgttgaaaaactACCTAGTTCTGAAGAACTTGTTCAAGAGCCTCTCGAGGAACAACCACCAAAAGCTGACACATTCATTGAGAGTGAGGGATCAGACATGGAAGAAAGGTCCATCACTCCTGACCCTGATCAGATGCTAAAGATGGCCTCTCCAAGGAGTGAAGTGCCCCATGATGTATCTGATACCATGTTCCATAATGAAGAACCCATTGCTGAGACAGATGAGGAGCAAGGTGAAGGTGGACAGGGGAAACTAGAGCAAAAACCTGATGCTATGACAGGGTCAATTGTTCTTGATGAGGGGGAAACAATTGAGGATCAAGTACCTACAGAGATGAGCAAATCCATGATGGAAGGCTCTCTAATACTGAATGAGGGACAAACAATTGAAGATGCTCAGCCTGTTGAAGATGCTCAGTTTGAGGAGAGCCCTGATGATGAAATTGTACCTCCACTGAATGGCAGTGCAATGGAAGGTTCTCTAATAATGGATGAAGGACAGACAATTGAAGATCTTCCAGCTGAACACTCTTCAGTCATGGAAGGATCTTTTGTAATGGATAAGGGCCAAACTATTGAGGATCTTCCAGTAGAGGAACAGACAGGGTCTGTTATGGAAGGTTCTTGGATAATGGATGAAGGTCAAACAGTTGAAGATATACCACAACAGCAGGATATCATGTCAAGGTCTCTGATGGAAGATTCTATTGTCATgggtgaaggagaaactttcgACAATCAAGAAATCCAAGCTGAACACTCTGGATCCACAATGGAAGACACAAATACATCAGAAGAGAGCCAAGCTTCacagaaaattaatgttatgaCAGGATCTATGATGGAAGGATCCATTGTCCTTGATGAGGATGAAAAATTAGAGGACAGGTTTCCCGAAGATACCATGTCTAAATCCATGATGGAAGAATCTGTAACATATGAAGAAGAACAAACTTTTGAAAGCTCACCAGCAAATGTTGCATCAGAGCCCCTCTCTGAAAGCTACACTGAATCTCAAACAGAGGATTCATTGAGAAGCACTAATGTGGGGTACATGAGTGATCAGGCAAGTCTCCATGAGCAGACGGCACAAAACATGGTGGAAAATGTTCTGAATGATGCCATTGATACAGTTGAAAGCATGCAGAGAGCAGAAGATATTTCGGTTGAAGAAGCTTCTATGGAGAGAACAGAAAGTGGTATAGAAGAATGTGTTCCAGAAAAATCAGAGGAAAAATCTTCAGAGAAAATGGAAGATGTGTCAGTGGAGGAACCTTCCATGGAAAGATCAGAAAGTGCTGTTGAGGAGTGTATTCCAGATAGAGGAGATATTTCAGTTGAAGAGTATTCTACAGAGAGAACAGAGGAAAGTGCTTCTATAGAGAGAACAGAGGAAAGTTTAGTTGATGAGCCTTCAGTTGAAAAATCAGTAGAAACACCTGTTTCTGAGCCTCCACCAGATAGAGGTGAAATTTCAGTTGAAGAGTATTCTATGGAGAGAACAGAGGAAAGTTTAGTTGATGAGCCTTCAGTTGAAAAATCAGTAGAAACACCTGTTTCTGAGCCTCCACCAGATAGAGGAGAAATTTCAGTTGAAGAGTATTCTATGGAGAGAACAGAGGAAAGTGCTTCTATAGAGAGAACAGAGGAAAGTTTAGCTGATGAGCCTTCAGTTGAAAAATCAGTAGAAACACCAGTTTCTGAGCCCCCACCAGATAGAGGAGACATTTCAGTTGAAGAGCCTTCAATTGAAAAATCAGTTGAAACTTCTATTTCTGAGCCTTTACCAGGAAAGGTTGAGGTAGCAGAAGATGAACCTAAAAAGATGGTTCTAGAGAAAGACACAGCCCCTGAAAAGGAGGGAAAAGTTGGCGTGATAGCCAAGACAGATGAAGCTATAAAAAAAGAGAAAGTATTGAAGGAGCATAAGCAAGTTACCAAGACTGAGAAGGATAAAAAGAATGTTTCTGTCTTGAGTAAAGAACATAAAAAGGAAGTCAAGGAGAAAAAGgacaaacaaaaaccaaaaccaaAAGTACCTGCTAAAAGTGAAAGTAAGTCAACAGGTGCTAAAACAGAGACTGAAAAAACACCAGCTAAGGACAATAAATACAGTCATATCACAAGTCGCTTAACCCAGGACACAAGTGCTAGTCTAGCTCGTAAAACTGTAAAAAGATCTGAGGTACGAAAACAGCAAACCGATTCCAAAATTCCCTCTCCTGAGAAGGGAGATATCACCAGGAGGAGTCAGTCTGCAACGCGACAGGTTAGGTCACCACGGAAACCCAAGGATGTGGCAACACCAGAAGAAAACAGAGAATCAATTTCTCGTTCCAAGTCAACCCCTCGACCTGGCACCCATAGGAGACACACACCTAGCCCAATGCGAAGCCAAGTGACCACCACACGGAATGCAAGACCCACCAAACTTCTCCAGCCAAGAAAAG ATGTAGCGGCTGCTAATGGTGTCACGTCACCTACCAGCGGGACAGACGAAGAGAAGGCAGGAAAGAGG ACTCCATCTGCCTCCTCCAAAAAAAAGTATGGCATAGATTCGAAGAACTCCACTTACAAACCTGGAGGGGGGCATGTCAAGATTTTCGATCAGAAGGTTCAGGTCAAGGCGACACCAAGGATCGACATTGGTGCCAAGACTCCCACCGGATCTAGTTCAAGTCCCTCTCCCAGAAAGGAATCTC CTCGACCCAAACCTACCACTCCTAAAGGACCAACTCCTAATGTAAAGAATGCGACTTCTCGGATCGGCTCCCTCCAGAATGCCACCCATTCCCCTAAAGGGGGACAG GTTAAAATTGCCAGTAAAAAGACTGACTATTCCACGGTAACAAGTAGAATAGGCTCCACAGCTAACATGGACCACAAGCCTGGAGGAGGGGACAAAAAG ACCGGTGGTAGAAAG ATATTATCACAGAAATTGGATTGGAAGACGAATTCCAAAATTGGCTCCATGGAAAATGCCAAACATTCGCCTGGCGGCGGTAATGTTAAA ATTATGAATGAGAAAGTTGAGTGGAACACCGCTTCGAAAATTGGATCCCTAGACAAAGCTAATCATGTTCCAGGGGGCGGTAATGTGAAA ATTGAGAGCCACAAATTAGAATTCAAGGCCCAGTCTAAAGTTGGATCCACCGATTATATGGCACATAAGCCAGGCGGAGGCAATAAAAAG ATTGAGACACAAAAACTAGACTTTAAAGAGAAGGCTAAACCTAAAGTGGAATCAAAGACAAACCACAAGCCTACAGGGGGTGACAAAAAG